One Siniperca chuatsi isolate FFG_IHB_CAS linkage group LG1, ASM2008510v1, whole genome shotgun sequence genomic window, TGGAACACATGAAAGACAACCACAAGCCCGGGGAAATGCCTTATGTCTGCCAGGTCTGTCACTTTTTACTAAGTTGTGGTTTGGTTTAATGTTTCAAGGAAAACACTGATACTGAAATTCTGTTTTACTGATTCCACAGGTCTGCAATTACAGGTCTTCTTTCTTCTCAGATGTGGAGACACATTTCCGAAGTGtccatgaaaacacaaaagaccTGCTCTGTCCCTTCTGTCTCAAAGTTAATAGAAGTAGTCACATATACATGCAGCACTACATGAAACACCAGGTACATTGCTTCATTTCATCTAGTCTAGCTAGTAAAGCATTTTTTAGAAGTTTGGAGTAATGACTGAcacagagaaatgtgttttaacagtttacTGATTCTGTGAATTCTAAAGATCGTAAAAAGTATATTTGTAAGAGTTTGAACTCACTTTTGGTCTGTACTATTAGCTCCAACTCCATGGTTGGATTGATTTTGTTGTCTACCGAGCACCTTACTGTAATACATAAAAGGCTGACAATAAAACCTGCTTCTCTTCACCTGCCCTAAAGGAGCAATAAACATGGTAGAGCTGCaaccaaaaaaattaattgcTGTTCTATTAATAGCAATGAAAGTAGTTTCTTTCATTCTCATATTCTTTCAGTGAATCCAAATGAAACATCTCAGCAATTAGCCTCTAGTCGCACCACTTATTAATCacgttttttaaaattttatttctacactgtggtgttttttctATTTCAGAAAAAAGGGATCCATCGCTGTGGAAAATGCAGACTGAATTTCCTCACCTACAAGGAGAAAGTGGAGCACAGGACTCATGTCCACAAGACTTTCAGAAAACCTAAAGCCCTGGAGGGCCTTCCTCCGGGAACAAAGGTCTTTCCTCTGTcataaaaagacaacatttattttagattcttttttatgttttaaccactcttaaattaaaacaaatttaattaagCATCAATGCATATTGTGTTCTCTTTCCAGGTGACCATTCGAGCCTCCCTCACAGGAAAGACACCCACTTTGCCGATCTCCCCTGACCGATCTGGCTTCATTGTCAGTCCAGAAACACAAAGTTTCAATCAGCAAACCAAACCTCCAGTCAGTGTATCTAAGTCTAAATCAAACGTCTCTGGCGTGGGAAAAGCCAAGACTCAGAGCAAGAAGCAAGCTGTCCGCACTACCAAGCACAATCTGGCGCTGAAGAATCTCAGGTTgttactttttcacacagcaGTCGGAGGCACTACAGCAAtaactaattacatttttattaaacaaaacagaattgtTTGCTGTTCCAGACTGATAATCTGCGCAGCAATTAAAAATCAACTAAGGGTCAAATTTTTGTTATTAGAAGGTTTTAGCAATTAGGGTGGTAACTTCTTTTCGTTGGAAAAGAACATGGACATGCTTCATAAATTGTGcatcttaaaggggaactccaccgattttacgcATCAAGGTCTGCTTACGATCTTGGGAAGTACTAcagcatatgtgaaaaaaaagttgtataaagcctttggTGACTCCAGAGGGAGCTAaatgaagtctgataaattgcctatgatgtcacttgagtcagagTTGGTGCTGAAGACAACAAGtttgaaaagggaaaaataatctgggggtgtggagttagacaTAAGTGAAGTTACCGGACATCAGTAGcttgctcctcatctctgcttgaggctagcggctcgatgctacattagccgctattagcataacacacttcacacacaatCTCCAAATGAACTGCatttgagttgcattgtgggtaatgtagatgccagattttgacaaggaagaagaatgtgtggaataaaaaagatgatctCTCTGGTTGTGCTGCATCATTTctgatgatttattttaaactatccaacaatgttatagaagtgcaatgctaaatcggtggagtgctCTTTTGAGAAGCAGTCAACACAGATGAAGTTGCTCTTGATGGGTAAGCATTTAATGCCAGTTGAACTTTTTCAAAATGGGTGTATTGTATGAATGACTATCTGCACTGTGATCTTTAGTAATGCCGAGATCCTGACCCCTTTAATAATCTGTAGTCCTCGGCATGTCCAGATTTGGGCCCCTCTGAATCATTCAGGATCCCCCATCCCACCCTGGCCACTAATATAGAGCCCCGCCCTCTGGATATTCATGAAAGGATGGGAGCAAATTAATAGACGTTATAAAAGCCTAGCAACACACAAAGTAGCTAATTgtgttttcaattaattttcCAGACACTCTTCATTAGGCTGGCTAAAAATAACATGGTGTATAGCAGAGAGAgtaggatttttttctttaaaaaaacttcAGTGTGATATTTGGCTAATTTGGCTCAGTAATCAAAAACTTTATGCTGGCTTTAGTCCATCATGTGGGCTTTCAAGCAGAGGAGACGTACGATAATGTAATGGTGTAAAAGTTCAGACTAGTGGAATAAAATTAGGAACCTTCTTCTCAGCAGACAATTAACAAAGGTAATTGGTTGTAGGTTTGTGCATCTGTTATAATCCACCAACTTTGTAGTATCTTAAAATCTGACTTGATTCATGAAGAGAAATTCTTTTTGATGTTTAAATATCAGTCTCCTAAGCGTATATTgaaatagtgttttttttgtgctcTTTTTCTTCAATTTTCAGAGTCAATGGAGGACGTTACACGTGCATCGAGTGCAACTCACAAGTTGACAActtcttttctcatttcccAATGCTTTCAAATTGCGGTGCGTGCAAATATCGAACAAGTTGCAAAGTTTCCATTGGGAATCATATGATAAGGTGAGTAAacaatttgaattgaattaatatttGTGGCACATTGTTTTAGGCCCACTGTATTTATCTGACAAATCTTATGATGAATCTTTCTTTGGCCTTTGTTAGATTTCACAGTACCATAaccaaaaacagatttttgaaaaTGGATCATAAGAAAAATTCATCAGCATTAAAGTAAGTATGCTTGATAAATTATATTTTGCACAACATTAAATACAGAGTGTTTTCTGTAAACAGCTAAGACAGaagattgattttatttatttatttttttcccccagattAACTCTGGTGTGTCTCAACTGTGACCTCCTCGTGGACTCATCAGGTGGTGACCTGATGACCAAACATTTAACTGACAGACCAAATCACATATGCAAAGTCATTCAGGAGAAAGGTATGTCGTTTTTCTATTATTACCACCTGAGTCATGGGTCGTACTTAGTGTTACAAGTTTCTTGAAAAGGTTGTCTCTTGTTTTTTAACCCAGCAGATATGAAAGCCAAAGATCGAGTGTGAGTAGAAACTACTACCCACATTACATTCTGTCATCTATCTGTTTAATCTGTTATAAATGATATTATATTGACAATGTAGAAGTCCAAAGAACATTATTTAATTCGTAAAGTATACaaatctgctctgtaaatcgcatgttctgtgttctttgagaaaaaaaatcaagaaccaaaaaggaggggaaaaaagagtgtgtgtgtgtgtgtatatatataatggcTGTCTTTGCATTAATCAGTTTGAACACTTCTAGTTCCTTATTTAGGTAGATGGAGAACCTGTTATATACAGCCAatgaaatcatttcattttaaaccatttGCATTAAGCAGAAACATCAGCGTTGTAGACAGTCACACtaacagccagacagcagcctgctacacaacacaacaacacaacacaagagaCTTTGAACAACAGCCCACATTAGCTTTCATGCTAAAGTCTCCTTTTCTAACTTTATAAAGACAAATTTCTTCAGCAACACATAGCTTCACCAAGTATAAAGTACCTGTTAACAAATGTCCAGTTCTGCAGCCAAGTATTAAACTTTGTTTAATATTGTTTGGTAGTAGTGTGTCTGGCTTACCTATTGATAAGAGCATATTGCTAAAGGCTGCATGTAAATCTAAAGAAtgttctcttcctcttcctttcgTGCAGGCATCTCGTCTTGGGGCAGCCAGCAAAAGTCTTGTACCTTTTGACGTCTGCACCTGCTCAAAGACCAAAGGGAGTGGACTTGAAATCATTTGAAAGTGTCACATCTAGAAGTGTTACTCTCGCCACTGTTGACCAACCAGAATCAGAGCCGATGCTACCGGCAGGTGATCAGGAAAAGGGCTCCACAGAAATAAGTGTCATTGAAGGTTCCTCTGAAGGACAATTAAAGCAGCCGTCGCTGCCAGCTTTATCATCTTCCTGCACATCAGATGGGGTTTTAGATCTGTGCGACGAGTCAGTGGGTAACTCAGAGAGCCTCGAGGTCTCAGGGCCTGTCCCTGAGCATGAGGCGGGGGAACAACAAACTAAATCAGAATGAACCTGTACATCAACTAAACAATGCACGTGCCACATGAGAAGACCACACAgttatgaatttaaaaataattgcaTCATCAGCCATTGTTTCGTTTACAAATATCGACCATTTGATAGTGTTGCTTTGGCTGCTGGTATTTGCTACTAGGCCCCTAAATGTGTTTGGCAAGCCAATTTCAACAAAACATATATTATCACAGATTTGTTTTACTCTTCTGTCCAAACTTAAATAGATGTAAAGTATCtttgtatttataaataaaaatacaaacccTACAATCTTCTTATTTGCCATATAAATTATATAGTTAAAGAATTTGCATAGTCGTACTTTTAAATAATACCAATTATTCATGCACCTTGACGGATTCCAGACCGCGTGGTGTCAGTTGTTGGTTCAACTTAAATGATTGTagcttattttgtatttcttaaaAGATGACAGTATTTGACTCTGCTCCTGATCCCCGGTGTCAGTCCAGATGATTTTGATTTCCGTAACTGAGAAAGATGAACACATTTGTCAATAACTTGACTGTAAAACTCCACTCAGTGGCACAGAATGTACGTTATCACATTCTCTCTGGTGATTTATTGATGCAATTTAAATTCTCCATGTAGTACGCTTAAAAGTACACATACTAAAATAATGTCATTTTGCCTTTGATTCAATTTTCTTAAAGAAGTTTGAGTCCCGTTTCCATCTGAGACTATTTTACACTGGTATCTTGgtttgagttaagatttttttttgttttgtttgtttgtttagcttgTTTGGGTTTTTAAGTCACAAACATCGATTTCAATCATCGTCATATTTTCTTTTAGATGTAATCGCTAAGCTGCTCCCTTTATATTAAATTTGAGGTTGCTATACCAAAAACAAACGTACATTAGATGTATACATTATCTACAGAAAATCCCTGGTTTGTGGTTATCTGGTTTTGAACATCACAGAGTAACTTATGTCTCAACACTCAAAGATGATTTAAACCATTAAGAAATATAGTTGTACTTGTATAGAGAATACTAGTGTAAAATTTTGTTTCCTTAGACAAAGGATGTCACCTTTTGTGAAAAGTGTGGTTTGgataaaacaaagtcaaattAAGCAGTGGTAGGGGGCATTAGGTGGAAAATTACCACAACTATTTGAGGAGTAAGTgaaataatatacatatacCACTGTATTCAAGTatattttatcttcttttaaCTGTGTTTAAAGTGGCAGTTTGTAAAAGAAATGTGTACACGTTAGCTTTGGTGGAGGAACTCAGCACGACACTTCAACTTGATGAAATCTGTCAACCAATTTTTACGTCCCTGCTGGTTGATCAAGTTTccttttattttgcatttagggtaaaaaaacaaaacaaaaaaaagctaattcCCTGCAGCTTTGGGAATATTTATTACAATATATAGTTTACTTTATGTGACTTAATATCTCAAGTCATTGTTAATTTCAtaggtttttaaaaaggtatttcacttgtatatacagtatctgtagAGCAAGTCTGTAAATGCATCTATGTCTATGATGGCACTGTAAATGTAACCCCCCCGCCCCCGTTGGTTTTAAATACATTCCTTTAAAAATAGTGTTCCTCTTAGGACACATTTCCCTCAGAGATCTATAAACAACTGGGTccgagtcagtgttttcctgtttgttatgtaaataaatctttaatacAAGAGGTTTTAGTCTTTGGGTGTAATTTTTCTGAATGTAACTCTCTAAAGCTCCTGTAGCTCAGACATTTGGATATAATGTTTACTTATTCCTAAAACATGTCTGACCTGTAATGTAAGCCTTTACATTCTGGATGAGTACCAGGGCATTTTGGTCCTGCTAGATGCTCCTGTTCCACAAGCAGGGAGCCAATGTGATTAAATGAGGGAGATTTGATTATTATCTAAATAAATACACTGGAAACAAATGAAGGAAAGGGATAGTGCTCTTAAAGCAGCAATGAAAtgctgacagacaaaaaaatgttatgtcGAGGAACAAGATCTCTaaagaaaagctaaatattttattgatgtgATAAGTGAAGCAAAGGGTGATACTACAGCAATTAGGTAACAcctaaaaacactgacagggaggCTTAGTGGTAAAGCACTGTGTTTGAAATGGACACCATGCTCCTAAAGAGGTTTAAAGAGTCTTTTCCCTATCCTGTCTGTAAGGTTATTAATGCATCCCTCCTGCGGCCTGGAAATCGGCTGTAATTGCACCTGTTTTTAAAGGGGGTGATACAACCTGTATGAATAATTACAGACCTATAAGTATTCTTCCTGTATCGTCAAAGGTAGTAGCACAATGGATCAGTCATCTTGAAAACAGTGATTTTACTCTAGACCCAATGCAGTTCGGTTTCAGAGCACATCCAGCTACTACAGCCAGTTGTTATCTTGTTGAAAAGATTAAAGCTAAACTCGATCAGAGGGGAGCTCTCGTCTTAAGAACAGTTAATCATTCTTCTTACTTTGTTCTGCTGTTTTATGCTGGTTCAAATCctacataaaaaacagaaaaccagcGTGAGGATCAAGGATAAGGTGTCACCCAGTCTCAGTCGTCATGTCGGAGTACCCCAGGGCTCTATTCTAGGTTTtttatgcatgtatgcatgcatgcatgtatatgtatgtatgcatgcatatatgtatatatatgtatgcatatatatatgtatgcatatatatgtatgcatatatgcatatatatatgtatatatgtgtatatatgtatgtatatatatatgccaaAAAATGGCATAATCATAGAAACACGAggcacattacacagtcattgaaaagaggaggaaaaatgactgaaaagtcTCCGCAGAGCGATCCTCACTTTTACCTGGCACTATTGTAAATGAATTCCCGGCACGGCGCTGTGTCCCGAGAGAGCCACTGAACTCAGTATTGCTTGTTAATTGGGGAGAAGCCACAATGAAGCCCTGAGAAACAGAGTCTATATTTCAACAAACACTACTAGTATCCAACTATCC contains:
- the znf280d gene encoding zinc finger protein 280C isoform X1, which encodes MSELFMECVEEELEPWQKQVPEVHLIDDDDDEPIFVGVLSNNQKDGKPNPPPPQRNSTGKEEIKRPAPPPAIGSSPIMLPLSIAGNAVNTAPPNLTTVTPQPVIINNQGFIVTSPQLANNSEFIASLGAQYPPGTSFTIVPAGQQHIFQHVTPATVIPGAVHRPQVQQISNNIVTLSNVQSPAVYSTQSNQLQPNRSNSLSLQTFSVPVKANSNNRDQILLKRGLQPQQTDSVAKRAKLDLGPTKVIVPVENGILKKKCPKCQEEFLTQEALRCHMMSCSANKESTAPSAPDISANKRIMLVSDFYYGQFEGDGNKKEAQKTNTTFKCQSCLKVLKNNIRFMNHMKHHLELEKQNSESWESHTTCQHCYRQYMTPFQLQCHIESAHSPIESSTNCKICELAFESEQVLLEHMKDNHKPGEMPYVCQVCNYRSSFFSDVETHFRSVHENTKDLLCPFCLKVNRSSHIYMQHYMKHQKKGIHRCGKCRLNFLTYKEKVEHRTHVHKTFRKPKALEGLPPGTKVTIRASLTGKTPTLPISPDRSGFIVSPETQSFNQQTKPPVSVSKSKSNVSGVGKAKTQSKKQAVRTTKHNLALKNLRVNGGRYTCIECNSQVDNFFSHFPMLSNCGACKYRTSCKVSIGNHMIRFHSTITKNRFLKMDHKKNSSALKLTLVCLNCDLLVDSSGGDLMTKHLTDRPNHICKVIQEKADMKAKDRVHLVLGQPAKVLYLLTSAPAQRPKGVDLKSFESVTSRSVTLATVDQPESEPMLPAGDQEKGSTEISVIEGSSEGQLKQPSLPALSSSCTSDGVLDLCDESVGNSESLEVSGPVPEHEAGEQQTKSE
- the znf280d gene encoding zinc finger protein 280C isoform X2, yielding MSELFMECVEEELEPWQKQVPEVHLIDDDDDEPIFVGVLSNNQKDGKPNPPPPQRNSTGKEEIKRPAPPPAIGSSPIMLPLSIAGNAVNTAPPNLTTVTPQPVIINNQGFIVTSPQLANNSEFIASLGAQYPPGTSFTIVPAGQQHIFQHVTPATVIPGAVHRPQVQQISNNIVTLSNVQSPAVYSTQSNQLQPNRSNSLSLQTFSVPVKANSNNRDQILLKRGLQPQQTDSVAKRAKLDLGPTKVIVPVENGILKKKCPKCQEEFLTQEALRCHMMSCSANKESTAPSAPDISANKRIMLVSDFYYGQFEGDGNKKEAQKTNTTFKCQSCLKVLKNNIRFMNHMKHHLELEKQNSESWESHTTCQHCYRQYMTPFQLQCHIESAHSPIESSTNCKICELAFESEQVLLEHMKDNHKPGEMPYVCQVCNYRSSFFSDVETHFRSVHENTKDLLCPFCLKVNRSSHIYMQHYMKHQKKGIHRCGKCRLNFLTYKEKVEHRTHVHKTFRKPKALEGLPPGTKVTIRASLTGKTPTLPISPDRSGFIVSPETQSFNQQTKPPVSVSKSKSNVSGVGKAKTQSKKQAVRTTKHNLALKNLRVNGGRYTCIECNSQVDNFFSHFPMLSNCGACKYRTSCKVSIGNHMIRFHSTITKNRFLKMDHKKNSSALKLTLVCLNCDLLVDSSGGDLMTKHLTDRPNHICKVIQEKDMKAKDRVHLVLGQPAKVLYLLTSAPAQRPKGVDLKSFESVTSRSVTLATVDQPESEPMLPAGDQEKGSTEISVIEGSSEGQLKQPSLPALSSSCTSDGVLDLCDESVGNSESLEVSGPVPEHEAGEQQTKSE